In Corynebacterium guangdongense, one DNA window encodes the following:
- a CDS encoding YlbL family protein yields the protein MTPDSSHTPRPAAAGRLRTVALGAVPVVLLGLAVSTPTIPGTDISLAVPYAAEGPGPTFNTLGEVDGEQVIEITGARTDETEGNLDMTTVSVRTNMTMAQALGRWLFTEDTMVPIDHIFPADMDPEQIKQSNEAAFTESESAATIAAMNHLDRPTEVVVARVLDGTAATGVFAEEDTILAVDGVEVQRPTEVAERAQAKKPGEEITFTVERDGREQELDLTLGELEQNPGVGAVGILMTSQPGDGVEVDYNLQDVGGPSAGMMFSLAVIDKLSPGPLNGGKFVAGTGTITPDGAVGPIGGIVHKVDAAEAQGAELFLAPAENCAEAVSRDHGDMVVASVANLDEAIAAMDTFAAGGEVTTCQPR from the coding sequence GTGACTCCTGACAGCTCCCATACCCCTCGCCCCGCCGCCGCTGGCCGGCTGCGCACCGTGGCGCTCGGCGCCGTCCCCGTTGTGCTGCTAGGCCTGGCTGTCAGCACCCCGACCATCCCGGGCACCGACATTTCGCTGGCGGTGCCGTACGCGGCCGAGGGACCGGGCCCGACCTTCAACACCCTTGGGGAGGTCGACGGCGAGCAGGTCATCGAGATCACCGGCGCCCGGACGGACGAGACCGAGGGCAACCTCGACATGACCACCGTCAGCGTGCGCACCAACATGACGATGGCGCAGGCGCTGGGCCGCTGGCTGTTCACCGAGGACACGATGGTGCCGATCGACCACATCTTCCCGGCGGACATGGACCCGGAACAGATCAAACAGTCCAACGAGGCCGCCTTCACCGAGAGTGAGTCCGCCGCGACGATTGCCGCGATGAACCACCTCGACCGCCCGACCGAAGTGGTGGTCGCCCGAGTGCTCGACGGAACGGCCGCGACGGGAGTCTTCGCGGAGGAGGACACCATTCTCGCGGTCGACGGGGTGGAGGTGCAGCGTCCGACCGAGGTGGCCGAGCGCGCCCAGGCGAAGAAGCCGGGGGAGGAGATCACCTTCACCGTCGAGCGCGACGGGCGGGAGCAGGAGCTTGACCTGACGCTCGGTGAGCTGGAGCAGAACCCCGGGGTCGGGGCCGTCGGCATCCTCATGACCAGCCAGCCGGGTGACGGCGTCGAGGTCGACTACAACCTCCAGGACGTCGGCGGTCCGAGCGCGGGCATGATGTTCAGCCTCGCGGTGATCGACAAACTCTCCCCGGGGCCGCTCAACGGCGGAAAATTCGTGGCCGGCACCGGCACCATCACCCCGGACGGCGCGGTCGGCCCGATCGGCGGCATCGTGCACAAGGTCGACGCCGCCGAGGCACAGGGCGCGGAGCTCTTCCTCGCCCCGGCGGAGAACTGCGCGGAGGCCGTCAGCCGCGACCACGGCGACATGGTGGTCGCCTCGGTCGCCAACCTGGATGAGGCGATCGCGGCGATGGACACGTTCGCCGCCGGCGGCGAGGTCACGACCTGCCAGCCGCGCTGA
- a CDS encoding type I restriction endonuclease subunit R codes for MGIQTSFSEADWEALVLDQLGENSWLPVHGDAIAPGTGERDSWDELLIRPRLLAALRRLNPGVPAQYLQQACAEIIAPSSQDAITENHRIHTMFVDGYRLTYLDVDGTEHNPTLRIIGTEEFDNDFLAVNQVTVVHGDYRRRFDIVLYCNGMPVSIMELKKAGSPTADVAAAHAQLQTYLREFPLAFRFCVFTFASDGLDAKYGTPFTPLNHFSPWNVDDDGAPVSPGHTIGGQAVLPIETAIAGLYNPTRFLQLLRSYTAFDAGAEGLVKRIAKPHQYFAVTKAVGSTIDAVRTNGKAGVVWHTQGSGKSMEMELYTAAVMRHPVLKNPTVVLVTDRTELDGQLYSGFARSQLLPDTPQQISTRTQLREELTGRGTGGIYFTTLQKFGLTKDEKDSGTEHPLLSDRKNIIVIVDEAHRSHYDDLDGYARHLRDALPNATLIAFTGTPISFEDRNTRDVFGDYIDIYDLSRAVDDGATVPVYFEPRLIKVQLADGVTENDLDTAADEATTGLEGEDRARIEQSVAVVNAVYGAPDRLATLAKDLVAHWEQRRAAVAPFIADPDGAPTFGKALIVGATREICANLYDAITDLRPDWHSEEIDKGKIKVVYSGSASDTPPVSDHVRRPSANNTIKERLKNPDDELELVIVKDMMLTGFDSPPLHTLYLDRPLKGALLMQTLARVNRTFRGKTDGLLVAYAPLADNLATALAEYSHTDQKNKPVGKNIEEAAALVTVLVGRIRELLEGYDWRSVLSRSGPKAFLNAVTGAVNYLRDPATPGNATAEDDSETLAARYRSTAGQLARAWALCTGSGQLEELRPEIQMYEEIRVWMGKYDAQDRASRGEPVPEDVQRMLGQLIATATDATGEVLDIYDAAGMPKPSLDDLTPAFIAKTQKARNPQLAIEALRALISEETQRTTRNNVIRQRAFSERITELMNKYTNQQLTSAEVIAELVALAREVALEANRGQQFSPPLNDDELAFYDAVALNESAVQEQGPGMLAEIARQLVGVMRRDVRTDWTVREDVRAKLRSSVKRLLILNGYPPDKQPEAIKLVIEQMETMAQHAA; via the coding sequence ATGGGTATACAGACCAGTTTCTCCGAGGCCGACTGGGAAGCTCTGGTCCTTGACCAGCTCGGGGAGAACAGCTGGCTACCTGTCCATGGGGATGCCATCGCTCCTGGGACCGGTGAGCGCGACTCCTGGGATGAGCTGCTCATCCGCCCCCGCCTGCTTGCTGCCCTGCGCCGGCTCAACCCGGGTGTGCCGGCTCAGTACCTGCAGCAGGCCTGCGCTGAGATCATCGCACCGTCGTCGCAGGATGCGATCACCGAGAACCACCGCATCCACACAATGTTCGTCGACGGCTACCGCCTGACCTACCTCGATGTTGACGGCACCGAACACAACCCCACCCTGCGGATCATCGGGACAGAAGAGTTCGACAACGACTTCCTCGCCGTCAACCAGGTCACCGTCGTCCACGGGGACTACCGACGCCGCTTCGATATCGTGCTCTACTGCAACGGCATGCCGGTGAGCATCATGGAGTTGAAAAAAGCCGGCTCCCCCACGGCTGATGTCGCCGCAGCACATGCCCAGCTGCAAACCTACCTCCGCGAATTCCCCCTGGCATTCCGGTTCTGCGTGTTCACCTTTGCCTCCGACGGGTTGGACGCGAAGTACGGCACCCCGTTTACCCCGCTCAACCACTTCTCCCCCTGGAACGTCGACGACGACGGCGCCCCCGTCTCGCCCGGCCACACCATCGGCGGCCAGGCCGTTTTGCCGATCGAGACCGCGATTGCTGGGCTGTACAACCCCACCCGATTCTTGCAGCTCCTGCGCTCCTACACCGCGTTCGACGCCGGGGCCGAGGGCCTGGTCAAACGCATCGCCAAACCCCACCAGTACTTCGCGGTCACCAAGGCCGTGGGTTCGACGATCGATGCGGTACGCACGAACGGCAAAGCTGGCGTCGTCTGGCACACCCAAGGCTCGGGAAAATCCATGGAAATGGAGCTCTACACCGCCGCAGTCATGCGCCACCCGGTGTTGAAAAACCCCACCGTTGTGCTGGTCACCGACCGCACTGAACTCGACGGCCAGCTCTACTCCGGTTTCGCCCGCTCCCAGCTGCTACCGGATACCCCGCAGCAGATCAGCACCCGCACGCAGCTGCGCGAGGAGCTCACCGGTCGGGGTACCGGGGGGATCTACTTCACCACCCTGCAGAAATTCGGTCTCACCAAAGACGAGAAGGACTCCGGCACCGAGCACCCACTGCTCAGTGACCGCAAGAACATCATCGTCATCGTCGATGAAGCCCACCGCAGCCACTACGACGACCTCGACGGCTACGCCCGCCACCTACGCGACGCCCTGCCCAACGCCACCCTCATCGCGTTTACCGGCACGCCGATTTCCTTTGAGGACCGCAACACCCGCGATGTGTTCGGCGACTACATCGACATCTACGACCTCTCCCGGGCCGTCGACGACGGGGCGACCGTGCCCGTGTACTTCGAACCTCGTCTGATCAAGGTACAGCTGGCCGACGGAGTCACCGAGAATGATCTCGATACCGCCGCCGATGAAGCCACCACGGGCCTCGAGGGTGAGGACCGGGCCAGGATCGAGCAGTCCGTTGCGGTGGTCAACGCCGTCTACGGGGCACCTGATCGCCTGGCAACCCTCGCCAAGGACCTGGTCGCCCACTGGGAGCAGCGCCGTGCGGCCGTCGCCCCGTTTATCGCCGATCCTGACGGTGCCCCTACCTTCGGCAAAGCACTGATTGTCGGTGCGACCCGGGAGATCTGTGCCAACCTCTACGACGCGATCACTGACCTGCGCCCGGACTGGCACTCTGAGGAGATCGACAAGGGCAAGATCAAGGTCGTCTACTCCGGCTCCGCATCGGACACTCCCCCGGTGTCCGACCACGTGCGCCGCCCGTCAGCGAACAACACCATCAAGGAACGCCTCAAAAACCCGGACGATGAACTTGAGCTGGTCATTGTCAAGGACATGATGCTCACCGGTTTTGATTCCCCTCCCCTGCACACCCTGTACCTTGACCGCCCGCTCAAGGGTGCGCTGTTAATGCAGACCCTGGCCCGAGTCAACCGCACCTTCCGCGGCAAAACCGATGGTCTGCTCGTCGCCTACGCTCCCCTGGCCGATAACCTCGCCACCGCTCTGGCTGAATACTCGCATACGGACCAGAAGAACAAGCCCGTCGGCAAGAACATCGAGGAAGCTGCGGCACTGGTCACCGTCCTTGTCGGCCGGATCCGGGAATTGCTCGAGGGTTACGACTGGCGGAGTGTGCTCAGCCGGTCCGGGCCGAAGGCCTTCCTCAACGCGGTGACCGGGGCAGTGAATTACCTGCGTGATCCCGCCACCCCGGGCAATGCCACCGCGGAGGACGACTCGGAGACTCTCGCTGCCCGCTACCGATCCACCGCTGGCCAGCTGGCTCGTGCGTGGGCGTTGTGTACCGGGTCGGGGCAGTTGGAGGAGCTGCGCCCGGAGATCCAGATGTACGAGGAGATCCGGGTGTGGATGGGCAAATACGACGCCCAGGACCGCGCCAGCCGCGGCGAACCCGTCCCCGAGGACGTCCAACGCATGCTCGGACAGCTGATAGCCACCGCCACTGATGCCACCGGTGAGGTACTGGATATCTACGATGCTGCCGGTATGCCCAAACCCTCCCTGGATGACCTGACCCCGGCGTTCATCGCCAAGACTCAGAAGGCACGCAACCCTCAGCTGGCGATCGAGGCACTGCGGGCGTTGATCTCGGAGGAAACCCAGCGCACCACTCGCAACAACGTCATCCGCCAGCGGGCGTTTTCCGAACGGATCACCGAGCTGATGAACAAGTACACCAACCAGCAGCTGACCTCGGCGGAGGTCATCGCCGAACTGGTGGCCCTGGCCAGAGAAGTCGCCCTCGAGGCCAACCGTGGTCAGCAGTTCAGCCCCCCGCTCAACGACGACGAGCTCGCCTTCTACGATGCTGTGGCACTCAATGAATCCGCGGTCCAGGAGCAGGGACCGGGGATGCTCGCTGAGATCGCTCGCCAGCTGGTCGGCGTGATGCGCCGTGATGTGCGCACCGACTGGACGGTTCGTGAGGACGTCCGAGCCAAGCTGCGTTCCTCCGTCAAGCGACTACTTATTCTCAACGGCTATCCGCCAGACAAGCAGCCTGAAGCCATCAAATTGGTCATTGAACAAATGGAAACCATGGCCCAGCACGCCGCCTGA
- a CDS encoding UPF0182 family protein, with the protein MTTGFSQQPAPARRQSKAVGWTIGVIGAILILLPIIVGLYTDWLWFGDLGYRGVFVNEFIARIALFLIYAVVAGLIVWAASYFTWRGRPRDDISVDLNSPVYQYRQQIERSVRGLLIALPVIVGLLAGMMGQGQWRNALMMVNATDFGATDPQFGRDYSFYAFNLPMISAIVSALSVLTVLAFVIALAGHYMLGSIRIGNQVAGAKGHISRPARVQLAVTAGVWMLLQALSYWLERYGLLYTQRQDGLFTGGGYTDINAALPAKIILMVIAVVVAAAFFLSVVYKDLRVPALAVVLMVGSALVVGGAYPLMIEQFSVQPNRQAKESEYIARNIEATRYAYGITDDKVTYLENWGADSASDEDVAADDNTISNIRLLDPDVLSPTFTQMRQLKNFYGFPDTLAMDRYEVDGELRDFVVSVRELDPNSLQENQRDWINRHTVYTHGNGFVAAQANTVDEAPQEAGSTRGGFPVFTVSDLQTLALNDSDEAKEEAEQLGIVVDQPRVYFGPVIASATDGADYAIVGNDNGTDFEYDTDTTQFTYDGEGGVNIGNPINRAMYALKYQEINLVLSDRVNSESKILYDRDPRERVEEVAPWLTTDSTTYPAVIDGSIKWIVDGYTTLQSLPYSQRTSLTETTADTLNPDGTSQRLISDEVGYIRNSVKAVVDAYDGTVDLYEFDQEDPVLQTWMKAFPGSVKPNEEISDELMSHIRYPQDLFKVQREMLARYHVDNPNVFFNNDAFWSVPADPTAADAANPQARPLAQPPYYIMAADPAKPEESSFQLITPYRGLNREFLAAHMTVTSDPDNYGQMTVRVLPTNTQTQGPRQAQDAMMSSDQVARDRTLWEGTNTLFNGNLLTLPVGGGEILYAEPIYSQRAGQESAFPKLLRVLVSYKGRVGYAPTVSQALAQVGIDPKAAQEVAGEPTDAAPAEEDTTEEAAAGGDAAEETTPPAQPATAPGDEGEAIQRINDALTNLESARDGSFEDYGKALDELDAAVSEYQSLTGEPAPAN; encoded by the coding sequence TTGACGACCGGATTCTCCCAGCAACCCGCGCCCGCGCGGCGACAGTCAAAGGCGGTGGGATGGACGATCGGCGTCATCGGCGCGATCCTCATCCTCCTTCCGATCATCGTCGGTCTCTACACGGACTGGCTGTGGTTCGGTGACCTCGGCTATCGCGGCGTGTTCGTCAACGAATTCATCGCCCGTATCGCACTTTTCCTCATTTACGCCGTCGTCGCCGGACTCATCGTCTGGGCGGCGAGCTACTTCACCTGGCGGGGGCGCCCCCGCGACGACATCAGCGTCGACCTCAACTCGCCGGTCTACCAGTACCGCCAGCAGATCGAGCGCTCCGTCCGCGGACTGCTCATCGCGCTGCCCGTCATCGTCGGCCTGCTGGCCGGCATGATGGGGCAGGGCCAGTGGCGCAACGCCCTGATGATGGTCAACGCGACCGACTTCGGAGCCACGGACCCGCAGTTCGGCCGTGACTACTCCTTCTACGCCTTCAACCTGCCGATGATCTCGGCGATCGTGTCCGCGCTGTCGGTGCTGACCGTCCTGGCCTTCGTCATCGCACTGGCCGGGCACTACATGCTCGGCAGCATTCGCATCGGCAACCAGGTCGCCGGCGCCAAGGGACACATCTCCCGACCGGCCCGCGTCCAGCTGGCAGTGACCGCGGGCGTGTGGATGCTGCTGCAGGCCCTCAGCTACTGGCTCGAGCGCTACGGCCTGCTCTACACCCAACGCCAGGACGGCCTGTTCACCGGCGGCGGCTACACCGACATCAACGCCGCCCTCCCGGCGAAGATCATCCTCATGGTCATCGCCGTGGTCGTCGCGGCCGCCTTCTTCCTCTCGGTGGTCTACAAGGACCTGCGCGTCCCGGCCCTCGCCGTCGTGCTCATGGTCGGTTCCGCCCTCGTCGTCGGCGGCGCCTATCCGCTGATGATCGAGCAGTTCTCCGTCCAGCCCAACCGCCAGGCCAAGGAAAGCGAGTACATCGCCCGCAACATCGAGGCCACCCGCTACGCCTACGGCATCACCGACGACAAGGTGACCTACCTGGAGAACTGGGGCGCCGACTCGGCCAGCGACGAGGACGTCGCCGCCGACGACAACACCATCTCCAACATCCGTCTGCTGGACCCGGACGTGCTGTCCCCGACGTTCACCCAGATGCGGCAGCTGAAGAACTTCTACGGCTTCCCCGACACACTGGCCATGGACCGTTACGAGGTCGACGGGGAACTGCGCGACTTCGTCGTTTCCGTCCGCGAGCTGGACCCGAACTCCCTGCAGGAGAACCAGCGCGACTGGATCAACCGCCACACCGTGTACACCCACGGCAACGGTTTCGTCGCCGCCCAGGCCAACACCGTCGACGAAGCGCCGCAGGAGGCCGGCTCCACCCGCGGCGGCTTCCCGGTCTTCACTGTCTCCGACCTGCAGACCCTCGCCCTCAATGACTCCGACGAGGCCAAGGAGGAGGCGGAGCAGCTCGGCATCGTCGTCGACCAGCCCCGCGTCTACTTCGGCCCGGTCATCGCCTCCGCCACCGACGGCGCGGACTACGCGATCGTCGGCAACGACAACGGCACCGACTTCGAATACGACACCGACACCACCCAGTTCACCTATGACGGTGAGGGCGGCGTCAACATCGGCAACCCGATCAACCGGGCGATGTACGCGTTGAAGTACCAGGAAATCAACCTCGTCCTGTCCGACCGGGTCAACTCCGAGTCGAAGATCCTCTACGATCGTGATCCGCGCGAGCGCGTCGAGGAGGTCGCCCCGTGGCTGACCACCGACTCCACCACCTACCCGGCCGTCATCGACGGCAGCATCAAGTGGATCGTCGACGGCTACACCACCCTGCAGTCCCTGCCGTACTCCCAGCGCACCTCGCTGACCGAGACCACGGCCGACACCCTCAACCCGGACGGCACCAGCCAGCGACTCATCTCCGATGAGGTCGGCTACATCCGCAACTCCGTCAAGGCCGTCGTCGACGCCTACGACGGCACCGTCGATCTCTACGAGTTCGACCAGGAGGACCCGGTCCTCCAGACCTGGATGAAGGCCTTCCCGGGCTCCGTGAAGCCGAACGAGGAGATTTCCGACGAGCTGATGTCCCACATCCGCTACCCGCAGGACCTGTTCAAGGTCCAGCGCGAGATGCTGGCGCGCTACCACGTCGACAACCCGAACGTCTTCTTCAACAACGACGCCTTCTGGTCCGTGCCGGCGGACCCGACCGCCGCCGACGCCGCCAACCCGCAGGCCCGTCCGCTGGCCCAGCCGCCGTACTACATCATGGCCGCCGACCCGGCTAAGCCCGAGGAGTCCAGCTTCCAGCTGATCACCCCGTACCGCGGCCTCAACCGTGAGTTCCTCGCGGCGCACATGACCGTGACCTCGGATCCGGACAACTACGGCCAGATGACCGTCCGGGTGCTGCCGACCAACACCCAGACCCAGGGCCCGCGCCAGGCGCAGGACGCGATGATGTCCTCCGACCAGGTCGCCCGTGACCGCACGCTGTGGGAGGGCACCAACACCCTCTTCAACGGCAACCTGCTGACCCTGCCGGTCGGCGGGGGCGAGATCCTCTACGCCGAGCCGATCTACTCGCAGCGCGCCGGCCAGGAATCCGCGTTCCCGAAGCTGCTGCGCGTGCTGGTCTCCTACAAGGGGCGCGTCGGCTACGCGCCGACCGTCTCTCAGGCGTTGGCTCAGGTCGGCATCGACCCGAAGGCCGCCCAGGAGGTCGCGGGTGAGCCCACCGACGCCGCCCCGGCCGAGGAGGACACCACCGAGGAGGCAGCCGCCGGTGGCGACGCGGCGGAGGAGACCACCCCGCCGGCCCAGCCCGCCACCGCACCGGGTGACGAGGGCGAGGCCATCCAGCGCATCAATGACGCCCTGACCAACCTCGAAAGCGCCCGCGACGGCAGCTTCGAGGACTACGGCAAGGCCCTCGACGAGCTGGACGCCGCGGTCAGCGAGTACCAGTCCCTGACCGGTGAGCCGGCTCCGGCGAACTAG
- a CDS encoding PPA1309 family protein — protein sequence MSNARDPEFSPQALNRAMLEAVDFVHSEGWDAPPTLFAVVPTRLLVDELDALDEDTAAPLTLIVQDNLPDNLSAGSEALADYVSRIAWPEGVAGAILAQEIRFRDAGEGPDAAARPARLFSGVLRPEGVDLTLLQLRPTEEELAAGGAFAEDQIELRGGPDVAPGILAALRYGLDQDPEELV from the coding sequence ATGTCTAACGCCCGAGACCCCGAATTTTCTCCCCAGGCTCTGAACCGGGCCATGCTGGAGGCGGTCGACTTCGTCCATTCCGAAGGATGGGACGCCCCGCCGACGCTCTTCGCCGTCGTCCCCACGCGTCTGCTGGTCGACGAGCTCGACGCCCTTGACGAGGACACCGCCGCCCCGCTGACCCTCATCGTCCAGGACAACCTCCCGGACAATCTGTCGGCGGGTTCCGAGGCCCTGGCCGACTACGTCTCCCGCATCGCCTGGCCCGAGGGCGTCGCCGGCGCCATCCTCGCCCAGGAGATCCGCTTCCGCGACGCCGGCGAGGGTCCCGACGCCGCGGCCCGCCCGGCGCGCCTGTTCTCGGGCGTGCTGCGTCCTGAGGGCGTCGACCTGACGCTGCTGCAGCTGCGCCCGACCGAGGAGGAGCTGGCGGCCGGCGGCGCCTTCGCCGAGGACCAGATCGAGCTGCGGGGCGGCCCGGACGTCGCTCCGGGCATCCTGGCGGCCCTGCGCTACGGCCTCGACCAGGATCCGGAGGAGCTGGTCTAG